A section of the Entelurus aequoreus isolate RoL-2023_Sb linkage group LG21, RoL_Eaeq_v1.1, whole genome shotgun sequence genome encodes:
- the il11ra gene encoding interleukin-11 receptor subunit alpha: MPGLLSCPGSLTVICFLSWSLCLSGAQSWTNEVSDVQYGRLDSNVTLACGKSPINIPAVWHLNNSSALPWHQVTSNGSLVLLHVTLSAQGDYSCYDNRGLLLHAIKLRLGHPPGLLSISCRLPNHTYISCSWAESVNTSLPVQYNASFRGTGQEWQPCLMDTVHQNCYVDHPSFWQTIHTLRITATNVLGSETTFARFKLDKLLKPDPPESVLVKEVEGHPKKLNISWNFPFSWQRYDAFPLMFHIRYRPHGSLYWSEVYTEESQIVIFDALAGHLHQVQLRTRDEVDSESQWSDWTHLLFARPWEDYATSEPPEDTFLDNFFYTNTETETSTAKTHSPPPQDDGNLGLVILLVMFAVVIIATVLSLICVVWVRQRRREHVTKQELTSVVKMKSMPI, translated from the exons TATCAGACGTGCAGTACGGACGCTTGGACTCTAATGTGACACTGGCATGTGGGAAGTCACCAATTAA CATACCCGCAGTGTGGCATCTGAATAACAGCTCAGCGTTGCCATGGCACCAAGTAACATCAAATGGATCCTTGGTCCTGCTGCACGTCACCCTTTCAGCCCAGGGCGACTACAGCTGCTATGACAACCGCGGGCTCCTCCTTCACGCCATCAAACTCCGGCTGGGCC ATCCCCCGGGGCTGCTGAGCATTTCCTGTCGACTTCCTAATCACACTTACATTAGCTGCTCCTGGGCGGAATCTGTAAATACTTCTCTTCCAGTCCAGTACAACGCCTCCTTCAG GGGCACCGGTCAGGAGTGGCAGCCATGCCTCATGGACACTGTCCACCAGAACTGTTATGTGGATCACCCATCCTTCTGGCAGACCATTCACACCCTGAGAATTACTGCCACCAACGTCCTCGGGTCTGAGACCACATTTGCCCGGTTTAAGTTAGACAAGCTCT TGAAACCTGACCCTCCAGAGTCTGTGTTGGTGAAGGAGGTAGAAGGCCACCCCAAAAAGCTGAATATCTCATGGAACTTTCCCTTCTCTTGGCAGAGATATGACGCTTTTCCCTTAATGTTTCACATTAGATACAGACCACATGGATCTCTTTACTGGTCCGAG GTTTACACAGAAGAGAGTCAGATCGTGATTTTTGATGCGCTGGCTGGCCACCTTCATCAGGTTCAACTCCGAACCAGGGATGAGGTGGACTCTgagagccagtggagtgattggACTCATCTGCTTTTTGCACGGCCGTGGGAAG ACTATGCAACATCTGAACCTCCGGAGGATACTTTTTTGGACAATTTCTTTTACACCAACACAGAGACGGAGACCTCCACTGCAAAGACTCACA GTCCGCCTCCGCAAGATGACGGCAATTTGGGTTTGGTGATTCTGCTGGTTATGTTTGCCGTGGTTATCATCGCCACCGTCCTTTCTCTCATCTGTGTGGTGTG GGTGAGGCAGAGGCGGCGTGAACATGTGACCAAACAGGAACTCACCTCGGTGGTCAAGATGAAGTCCATGCCAATTTGA